From the Limanda limanda chromosome 2, fLimLim1.1, whole genome shotgun sequence genome, one window contains:
- the hhip gene encoding hedgehog-interacting protein isoform X1 gives MKHLQFVLVLAIAVNVWECGDAKFGERGEISPRRRRCYDGSSPKRLKKRERKVLLDGSGSGGGGSGGSGGEVCHRLYPRVSCCPTRRAAYQILHRRDARIFSTNNTECGRLLEEIKCARCSPNAQVLFHSSDMDKMPHREPDLPRLCQDFCREFYYTCRGHIPELFQADVDEFCQYYGRRDASLCFPDFQRKQPQGQDSNYLGDEKLEDISRKHKHNCYCAQEVLSGLRQPVSVVHCGDGSQRLFVLEREGTVRILNHDLNLIKEPFLDIHKLVQNGLKGGDERGLLSLVFHPNYKKNGKLYVSYTTNQERWAIGPHDHILRVVEYTVSRKNPNQVDTRTVRVLMEVAELHRKHLGGQLLFGPDGLLHIILGDGMITLDDMEEMDGLSDFTGSVLRVDVDTDCCTSPYSIPRDNPYFNSTNQPPEIFAHGIHDPGRCAVDRLQTENGTVLILCTDASGKNTTSGRILEITKGKDYENEPSVYDLQSSGGAPPVGGFIYRGCQSRRLYGSYVFGDKNGNLRILQKSVLSTSASGEQWQEKALCLGSAGSCGSMVVGHIFGFGEDELGEVYILASSKNMAQSHSGKLFKLVDPKRPHAPKECQRQVEPPELLMTACSRHCKNGHCTPTGKCCCSPGWEGPFCRVAKCEPACRNGGVCMEPNKCLCKSGYSGAQCEKSERGMPNDQEKDANVGTRPTPQEQNLQGNKTILTQDFGSIQGPSVALLKSPPKKWSLRHFSGDS, from the exons atgaagCATTTGCAATTCGTGCTAGTCCTGGCCATCGCGGTGAACGTGTGGGAATGTGGGGACGCCAAATTCGGCGAGAGGGGCGAGATCAGCCCGAGGAGGAGACGCTGCTACGACGGCAGCTCGCCCAAGCGgctgaagaagagggagaggaaggtgtTGCTCgacggcagcggcagcggcggcggcggctccgGAGGCAGCGGAGGAGAAGTCTGCCACAGGTTGTACCCCCGAGTGTCCTGCTGTCCCACCCGGAGAGCCGCCTACCAGATCCTGCACCGCAGGGATGCCCGG ATTTTCTCCACCAACAACACAGAATGTGGACGTCTGCTGGAGGAGATCAAGTGCGCTCGCTGCTCCCCCAATGCCCAGGTGTTGTTCCACTCCTCGGACATGGATAAGATGCCACACAGGGAGCCAGACCTGCCGCGGCTCTGCCAGGACTTCTGCCGCGAGTTCTACTATACCTGCAGGGGGCACATACCAG AACTGTTTCAAGCCGATGTGGACGAGTTCTGCCAATACTATGGGAGGAGAGATGCCAGTCTATGCTTTCCAGATTTTCAACGAAAGCAACCACAAGGGCAAGATTCCAACTACTTGGGAGATGAGAAACTAGAAGATATCAGCAG gaaacacaaacacaactgctACTGTGCCCAGGAGGTGTTGAGCGGTCTGCGGCAGCCGGTGTCCGTGGTGCACTGTGGGGACGGATCTCAGCGGCTCTTTGTcctggagagggagggaacTGTCCGGATACTCAACCATGACCTCAACCTAATCAAAGAGCCCTTCCTGGACATCCACAAGCTGGTGCAGAACGGCCTGAAG GGCGGAGATGAAAGGGGCCTGCTAAGCCTGGTATTCCACCCCAATTACAAGAAGAATGGCAAACTCTACGTCTCCTACACCACCAACCAAGAGCGCTGGGCCATCGGACCACACGACCACATTCTCCGTGTGGTTGAATACACCGTTTCAAG GAAAAACCCAAACCAAGTGGACACCAGGACAGTCCGGGTGCTAATGGAAGTAGCAGAACTGCATAGGAAGCACCTCGGAGGCCAACTGCTGTTCGGCCCTGATGGTCTCTTGCACATCATCCTGGGAGATGGCATGATCACCCTGGATGACATGGAGGAAATGGATGGACTAAG TGATTTCACAGGGTCCGTACTCAGGGTAGATGTGGACACGGACTGTTGTACGTCACCATATTCAATACCACGGGACAACCCGTATTTCAACAGCACCAACCAGCCACCTGAAATCTTTGCCCATGGAATACATGACCCAGGCAG GTGTGCAGTGGATCGTCTTCAGACAGAAAACGGCACTGTCCTAATCCTCTGTACAGATGCCAGtggcaaaaacacaacatcaggaAGAATTCTGGAGATCACCAAGGGGAAAGATTATG AAAATGAGCCCTCTGTCTATGACCTGCAGTCCAGTGGGGGGGCGCCACCTGTGGGAGGCTTCATCTACAGGGGCTGCCAGTCAAGAAGACTGTACGGCAGTTATGTGTTTGGAGATAAAAATGG TAACTTGCGGATCCTCCAGAAGTCTGTGTTGTCAACATCAGCAAGTGGTGAACAGTGGCAGGAGAAAGCTCTGTGTCTGGGCTCAGCCGGCTCCTGTGGCTCGATGGTTGTGGGACACATCTTTGGTTTCGGAGAGGACGAACTGG GCGAAGTCTACATCCTGGCAAGCAGTAAAAACATGGCACAGTCGCATAGTGGGAAACTCTTCAAGTTGGTGGATCCCAAAAG GCCTCACGCCCCTAAGGAGTGCCAGCGTCAGGTGGAGCCTCCAGAGCTGCTGATGACAGCTTGTTCCAGACACTGTAAGAACGGACACTGCACTCCGACTGGCAAGTGCTGCTGCAGCCCAGGCTGGGAGGGACCATTCTGCCGAGTTG CCAAATGTGAGCCAGCCTGCCGTAATGGAGGAGTGTGTATGGAGCCCAACAAGTGCCTGTGTAAGAGCGGCTACTCCGGCGCCCAGTGTGAGAAGAGTGAGCGGGGTATGCCCAACGACCAAGAGAAAGACG CAAACGTCGGCACACGGCCGACTCCACAGGAACAGAACCTCCAAGGGAATAAGACCATTTTAACCCAGGACTTTGGATCTATTCAGGGGCCGTCTGTTGCCTTACTCAAgagcccccccaaaaaatggaGTTTGAGGCATTTCAGTGGAGACAGTTGA
- the hhip gene encoding hedgehog-interacting protein isoform X2: MKHLQFVLVLAIAVNVWECGDAKFGERGEISPRRRRCYDGSSPKRLKKRERKVLLDGSGSGGGGSGGSGGEVCHRLYPRVSCCPTRRAAYQILHRRDARIFSTNNTECGRLLEEIKCARCSPNAQVLFHSSDMDKMPHREPDLPRLCQDFCREFYYTCRGHIPELFQADVDEFCQYYGRRDASLCFPDFQRKQPQGQDSNYLGDEKLEDISRKHKHNCYCAQEVLSGLRQPVSVVHCGDGSQRLFVLEREGTVRILNHDLNLIKEPFLDIHKLVQNGLKGGDERGLLSLVFHPNYKKNGKLYVSYTTNQERWAIGPHDHILRVVEYTVSRKNPNQVDTRTVRVLMEVAELHRKHLGGQLLFGPDGLLHIILGDGMITLDDMEEMDGLSDFTGSVLRVDVDTDCCTSPYSIPRDNPYFNSTNQPPEIFAHGIHDPGRCAVDRLQTENGTVLILCTDASGKNTTSGRILEITKGKDYENEPSVYDLQSSGGAPPVGGFIYRGCQSRRLYGSYVFGDKNGNLRILQKSVLSTSASGEQWQEKALCLGSAGSCGSMVVGHIFGFGEDELGEVYILASSKNMAQSHSGKLFKLVDPKRPHAPKECQRQVEPPELLMTACSRHCKNGHCTPTGKCCCSPGWEGPFCRVAKCEPACRNGGVCMEPNKCLCKSGYSGAQCEKSERGMPNDQEKDGILDHLIDMTSYLLDLTSYIV; the protein is encoded by the exons atgaagCATTTGCAATTCGTGCTAGTCCTGGCCATCGCGGTGAACGTGTGGGAATGTGGGGACGCCAAATTCGGCGAGAGGGGCGAGATCAGCCCGAGGAGGAGACGCTGCTACGACGGCAGCTCGCCCAAGCGgctgaagaagagggagaggaaggtgtTGCTCgacggcagcggcagcggcggcggcggctccgGAGGCAGCGGAGGAGAAGTCTGCCACAGGTTGTACCCCCGAGTGTCCTGCTGTCCCACCCGGAGAGCCGCCTACCAGATCCTGCACCGCAGGGATGCCCGG ATTTTCTCCACCAACAACACAGAATGTGGACGTCTGCTGGAGGAGATCAAGTGCGCTCGCTGCTCCCCCAATGCCCAGGTGTTGTTCCACTCCTCGGACATGGATAAGATGCCACACAGGGAGCCAGACCTGCCGCGGCTCTGCCAGGACTTCTGCCGCGAGTTCTACTATACCTGCAGGGGGCACATACCAG AACTGTTTCAAGCCGATGTGGACGAGTTCTGCCAATACTATGGGAGGAGAGATGCCAGTCTATGCTTTCCAGATTTTCAACGAAAGCAACCACAAGGGCAAGATTCCAACTACTTGGGAGATGAGAAACTAGAAGATATCAGCAG gaaacacaaacacaactgctACTGTGCCCAGGAGGTGTTGAGCGGTCTGCGGCAGCCGGTGTCCGTGGTGCACTGTGGGGACGGATCTCAGCGGCTCTTTGTcctggagagggagggaacTGTCCGGATACTCAACCATGACCTCAACCTAATCAAAGAGCCCTTCCTGGACATCCACAAGCTGGTGCAGAACGGCCTGAAG GGCGGAGATGAAAGGGGCCTGCTAAGCCTGGTATTCCACCCCAATTACAAGAAGAATGGCAAACTCTACGTCTCCTACACCACCAACCAAGAGCGCTGGGCCATCGGACCACACGACCACATTCTCCGTGTGGTTGAATACACCGTTTCAAG GAAAAACCCAAACCAAGTGGACACCAGGACAGTCCGGGTGCTAATGGAAGTAGCAGAACTGCATAGGAAGCACCTCGGAGGCCAACTGCTGTTCGGCCCTGATGGTCTCTTGCACATCATCCTGGGAGATGGCATGATCACCCTGGATGACATGGAGGAAATGGATGGACTAAG TGATTTCACAGGGTCCGTACTCAGGGTAGATGTGGACACGGACTGTTGTACGTCACCATATTCAATACCACGGGACAACCCGTATTTCAACAGCACCAACCAGCCACCTGAAATCTTTGCCCATGGAATACATGACCCAGGCAG GTGTGCAGTGGATCGTCTTCAGACAGAAAACGGCACTGTCCTAATCCTCTGTACAGATGCCAGtggcaaaaacacaacatcaggaAGAATTCTGGAGATCACCAAGGGGAAAGATTATG AAAATGAGCCCTCTGTCTATGACCTGCAGTCCAGTGGGGGGGCGCCACCTGTGGGAGGCTTCATCTACAGGGGCTGCCAGTCAAGAAGACTGTACGGCAGTTATGTGTTTGGAGATAAAAATGG TAACTTGCGGATCCTCCAGAAGTCTGTGTTGTCAACATCAGCAAGTGGTGAACAGTGGCAGGAGAAAGCTCTGTGTCTGGGCTCAGCCGGCTCCTGTGGCTCGATGGTTGTGGGACACATCTTTGGTTTCGGAGAGGACGAACTGG GCGAAGTCTACATCCTGGCAAGCAGTAAAAACATGGCACAGTCGCATAGTGGGAAACTCTTCAAGTTGGTGGATCCCAAAAG GCCTCACGCCCCTAAGGAGTGCCAGCGTCAGGTGGAGCCTCCAGAGCTGCTGATGACAGCTTGTTCCAGACACTGTAAGAACGGACACTGCACTCCGACTGGCAAGTGCTGCTGCAGCCCAGGCTGGGAGGGACCATTCTGCCGAGTTG CCAAATGTGAGCCAGCCTGCCGTAATGGAGGAGTGTGTATGGAGCCCAACAAGTGCCTGTGTAAGAGCGGCTACTCCGGCGCCCAGTGTGAGAAGAGTGAGCGGGGTATGCCCAACGACCAAGAGAAAGACGGTATACTGGACCACCTCATTGACATGACCTCGTACCTCCTAGATCTGACCAGCTATATCGTATAG